In Synchiropus splendidus isolate RoL2022-P1 chromosome 11, RoL_Sspl_1.0, whole genome shotgun sequence, the DNA window TGAGACATGATGTGAATGTTTGGTTTGTTATCATTGACATCTATTATTTCTATTATGACTTTACATGAATCAACTAAACCTCCGTCATCACTAGCATGAATATCAATCTGGAAAGTTCGAGTTTTTTCGTAGTCTACTTTTCCTTTCAGACTGATTTCACCAGTCTCTGAATTCACTTCAAAAAGCCCTCGGGCATTATCCGCTATACTCAATATTGAATACGATATTTCACCATTTGATCCTTGATCTGCATCTGATGCACTGACTCTCTCAACAACTGTGCCCTCCGGAGAATTCTCGTTCAGCATAGCCTTATAAACAGCTTTTGAAAAGACAGGAGCATTGTCATTTGCGTCCAGAACAGTGATTAAAATCGTCATTGTCCCCGTCATCTGCGGTTCTCCTCCATCTACTGCGGTCAGAATTAATTTAACATGTTCCTTAGTTTCCCTGTCGAGCGGTTTCTCCAAGATCATTTCGACCGATTTTTTCCCATCAGCTTGATCACgtaatttcaaaacaaaattatcTGTCGGTTCGAGTATATATGTCTGTAAACCGTTTGAACCGACATCGTGATCAACTGCGCGACCTAAACTGAATTTTGCTCCCTTGACGGCGGATTCGCTTATTTTAAACGCGACGCTACTCTTTTCAAAGACAGGAGCGTTGTCATTGACGTCGGTGATCTCGACTGTTACGCTGTAAAACTCCATCGGGTTCTCTAGAATGATCTGAAAATGTATCGCGCACGGCGTCGTCTCTCCACAAAGCGCCTCTCTGTCTATTCTCTCCCTGATGAGGAGGACGCCCCTCTCCCGGTTCAGCTCGATGTATTCGTGACTGTCGGTGGTAAATATACGCGCCTTACCGGACTTCAGTCTCTTAATATCCAAGCCAAAGTCCTTCACAATATTGCCAACAAGAGAGCCCTTAGTCATTTCCTCGGGAATGGAGTAGCTGACCTGCGCGAACACGACGCTGAGAGAAAGCATCGAGTAAATCAGCAGAGCCTCTCCTCTCATTGTTCTGTCCGCCATCATCACGGAATCAAACAAACGCCGTTTAAGGTGAAGAATTTCCACAAATTAGTCCAAAATCCAAGTGAAAGTGAATCCCAGAATTCAGAGCCAAACAACAACGGTCCTTCAAGGGCGAGTAATCCAGACTGAACCGTCGCTCGGTGTCTTTCTCTCTGAACACGAACGGATCGAGAGGGGAACAACGAGTCTGCGGGAAATTCTCATTCAAGCCAACAGCGTCACTAAGAGTCCGAAAGGAAATATTACAAGCACCGTGAAAAGTAATTATTGCTGAGCAGTGACATAGAATGAAGTGAAAGAAACGAAATAAATACGAAAAGTAATTTAATGATACTACAATAAAATATCCTAGCATGATTAGGAATGTGATTATTATTTGGATCTACGTACaaggtgagaaaaaaagaataatatcaTACGAAAGACAGTCATGCGTAACtttccatggtgctgaaatgaAAATTACAGAGATTCACCAACACGAGACCAGGTTATTGCACAAGGACCTTCCCTGGAACACTTAAGCATCATTGGAGAAATATTATTGATGACAGATACCCTAAACCCTTTAAAAGATGTTGTGTACAATTATCAAAAACAAGTCTAACCTCTAGAGGAGAGTCTGGTTCATCCAGGATGCTCTTGTCACTCTGCATGCGCTGCATCGTCCCTGTAGAACTGGGGTCCATGATCAGGACGTTCTGACTACCGGCTCTGCCGAACTTACAGTCACTCTTTCTGGAGTCAGTGGTCCTGCACAcctcgtagttgtacacatgCTGGAGAGTCCCTGTCCCCAGAGTGTCTGAGTAACGTGGTGGATAATATGGAATCACAGGGAGATTGGAGTGATACAGGACGCGAGACTGTCTCCATCTGTAGATCTTGACTGAGATAATCACCACCAGacacgtgatgaagaggaaggaaactacAGCCAAAGCCAACACTAAGTAAAAAGTCAGGTTGTCGTTGTACTCCTTGTCCTGTGTAAAGTCAGTGAACTCTGACATGACTTCTGGGAAGCTGTCGGCCACCGCCACGTTCACAATGACTGTAGCTGAACGAGAGGGCTGTCCGTTGTCCTCCACTGTAACgctcagtctttgtttcacagcatCTTTATCGGTGACTTGTCGGATGGTTCTGATCTCTCCATTCTGTAAGCCCACTTCAAACAGCGGCCTGTCTGTGGCTCTCTGCAGTTTATAGGAGAGCCaggcgttctgtccagagtcCACATCAACAGCCACCACTTTAGTGACCAGATAGCCCACGTCTGCTGAGCGAGGCACCATCTCAGCCACCAGAGAGCCACCAGTCTGGACCGGATACAGAACCTGaggagggttgtcgttctggtcctggatcaggattttcacagtcacgttgctgctgagaggaggggaGCCTCCATCCTGAGCTTTGACCCGGAACTCAAAGTCCTTGATCTGCTCGTAGTCAAAAGAGCGCACTGCATGGACGACTCCACTATCAGCACTGACGGACACATATGAGGAGACGGACACTCCGTTCACAGAGGAGTCCTCCAGTATGTAAGAGACCCGAGCGTTCTGGTTCCAGTCAGCGTCTGTGGCTCTGACTGTGAATATAGAGAGACCTGGTGTGTTGTTCTCTACAATGTAGGCCTCATATGAGCTCCTCTCAAAGACAGGAGGGTTGTCATTGACGTCAGAGATCTGTAAGGTGAgagtgacgctgctggagaggGAGGGCACTCCCTCATCAGAGCAGCTCACACTGATGTTGTACTCTGACGCACTCTCTCTGTCCAACTCACTGTCAGTCACTAAAGTGTAGAAATCATTATTTGTCGACTTCATTGCAAAAGGAATATTGGCATCTATGCTGCACTGAACTTTACCATTATCACCGGAGTCAGCATCCTGTATTTTTATCATCGTCACTacagtacctggtttggcatcTTCAGATATGACGGTTGACTGAGACATGATGTGAATGTTTGGTTTGTTATCATTGACATCTATTATTTCTATTATGACTTTACATGAATCAACTAAACCTCCGTCATCACTAGCACGAATATCAATCTGGAATGTTCGAGTTTTTTCGTAGTCTACTTTTCCTTTCAGACTGATTTCACCAGTCTCTGAATTCACTTCAAAAAGCCCTCGGGCATTATCCGCAATACTCGATATTGAATATGATATTTCACCATTTGATCCTTGATCTGCATCTGATGCACTGACTCTCTCAACAACTGTGCCCTCCGGAGAATTCTCGTTCAGCAAAGCCTTATAAACAGCTTTTGAAAACACAGGAGCATTGTCATTTACGTCCAGAACAGTAATTAAAATCGTCATTGTCCCCGTCATCTGCGGTTCTCCTCCATCTACTGCGGTCAGAATTAATTTAACATGTTCCTTAGTTTCCCTGTCGAGCGGTTTCTCCAAGATCATCTCGACCGATTTTTTCCCATCAGCTTGATCACgtaacttcaaaacaaaattattgGTCGGTTCCAGTTTGTATGTCTGTAAACCGTTTGAACCGACATCGTGATCAACTGCGCGATCTAAACTGAATTTTGCTCCCTTGACGGCGGATTCGCTTATTTTAAACGTGACGCTGCTCTTTTCAAAGACAGGAGCGTTGTCATTGACGTCGGTGATCTCGACTGTTACGCTGTAAAACTCCATCGGGTTCTCTAGAATGATCTGAAAATGTATCGCGCACGGCGTCGTCTCTCCACAAAGCGCCTCTCTGTCTATTCTCTCCCTGATGAGGAGGACGCCCCTCTCCCGGTTCAGCTCGATGTATTCGTGACTGTCGGTGGTAAATATACGCGCCTTACCGGTCTTCAGTCTCTTAATATCCAAGCCAAAGTCCTTCACAATATTGCCAACAAGCGAACCCTTAGTCATTTCCTCGGGAATGGAGTAGCTGACCTGAGCGAACACGACGCTGAGAGAAAGCATCGAGTAAATCAGCAGAGCCTCTCCTCTCATTGTTCTGTCCGCCATCATCACGGAATCAAAAAAGGGCCGTAAAGGTAAACAATTCCCACAAATCACAAAAAATATCCAAGAGAAAGTGAATCCCAGAATTTAGAGCCAAACAACAACGGTCCTGCCAGGGCGAGTAATCCAGACTGAACCGTCGCTCGGTGTCTTTCTCTCTGAACACGAACGGATCGTGAGGGGAACAACGAGTCTGCGGTAAATTCTCACACAACCATGAGCCAACAGCGTCACTAAGAGTCCAAACCTCAATACTACAAGGAGCGTGGCACGTAATTTTTGCTGAGCAATGAAATcagttaaatgaaataaataaaatgaataccAATATTACGAAAAAAGGATGTATAGAACACCATTAATGGTACTGCGATAATAAAATATCCTGGTTTGAATTTAATGATTATTTCGACAAATGTACAGtgtattagaaaaaaaagtgtcttcgTAACtttccatggtgctgaaattaACATTCACTGAGGTTCAGCAACACGAGACCAAGTTACTAAACTTATAACATCCCTGAAACACCTTAACATTATAGGTGGGGTGTGATTGATGACAGATACTGtaaacaatttaaaatattCCATGATCAATTATCAGAAACAAGTCTAACCTCTAGAGGAGAGTCTGGTTCATCCAGGATGCTCTTGTCACTCTGCATGCGCTGCATCGTCCCTGTAGAACTGGGGTCCATGATCAGGACGTTCTGACTACCGGCTCTGCCGAACTTACAGTCACTCTTTCTGGAGTCAGTGGTCCTGCACAcctcgtagttgtacacatgCTGGAGAGTCCCTGTCCCCAGAGTGTCTGAGTAACGTGGTGGATAATATGGAATCACAGGGAGATTGGAGTGATACAGGACGCGAGACTGTCTCCATCTGTAGATCTTGACTGAGATAATCACCACTAGacacgtgatgaagaggaaggaaactacAGCCAAAGCCAACACTAAGTAAAAAGTCAGGTTGTCGTTGTACTCCTTGTCCTGTGTAAAGTCAGTGAACTCTGACATGACTTCTGGGAAGCTGTCGGCCACCGCCACGTTCACAATGACTGTAGCTGAACGAGAGGGCTGTCCGTTGTCCTCCACTGTAACgctcagtctttgtttcacagcatCTTTATCGGTGACTTGTCGGATGGTTCTGATCTCTCCATTCTGTAAGCCCACTTCGAACAGCGGCCTGTCTGTGGCTCTCTGCAGTTTATAGGAGAGCCaggcgttctgtccagagtcCACATCAACAGCCACCACTTTAGTGACCAGATAGCCCACGTCTGCTGAGCGAGGCACCATCTCAGCCACCAGAGAGCCACCAGTCTGGACCGGATACAGAACCTGaggagggttgtcgttctggtcctggatcaggattttcacagtcacgttgctgctgagaggaggggaGCCTCCATCCTGAGCTTTGACCCGGAACTCAAAGTCCTTGATCTGCTCGTAGTCAAAAGAGCGCAAAGCATGGACGACTCCACTATCAGCACTGACGGACACATATGAGGAGACGGACACTCCGTTCACAGAGGAGTCCTCCAGTATGTAAGAGACCCGAGCGTTCTGGTTCCAGTCAGCGTCTGTGGCTCTGACTGTGAATATAGAGAGACCTGGTGTGTTGTTCTCTACAATGTAGGCCTCATATGAGCTCCTCTCAAAGACAGGAGGGTTGTCATTGACGTCAGAGATCTGTAAGGTGacagtgacgctgctggagaggGAGGGCACTCCCTCATCAGAGCAGCTCACACTGATGTTGTACTCTGATGCACTCTCTCTGTCTAACTCTCCCTCCGTTACTAAACTGTAAAAATCATTATTTGTCGACTTCATCTCAAAAGGAATATTAGCATCTATGCTGCACTGAACTTTACCATTATCACTGGAGTCAGCATCCTGTATTTTTATCATTGTCACCacagtacctggtttggcatcTTCAGATATGACGGTTGATTTAGACATTATATGGATGTTTGGTTTGTTATCGTTCACATCATTGACTTCAATAATGACCTTGCACGACCCCACTAATCCTCCATCATCACTTGCACCAACATCAAATTTGAATGTTCGAGTTTTTTCATAGTCTACTTTTCCTTTGAGACTTATTTCACCAGTCTCCTCATTCACCTCAAATATTCCCCTTGCGTGTTCTGATAAACTGGATAATGAATATGTTATCTTGCCATTAGATCCTTGATCTGCGTCTGTTGCAGTTACCGTCACAACAACTGTACCCACTGGAGCATCTTCATTCAGGGATGCCTTGTAAAGGGCTTCAGTAAATACAGGAGTATTGTCATTTACGTCAAGAACAGTAATTAGAATCTGCATTGTTCCGCTCATCTGCGGCTCACCTCCGTCAAGTGCAGTCAAAACCAAAGACATTTGTTCAATATGTTCCCTGTCCAGTGCCTTGTCTAAAATCATCTCTACAGCTTTGGTCCCATCTGCCTGATCCTGCATTTTAACTGCAAAATTATCAGTGGGCTCCAGTCTATACGTCTGTAAACCGTTTGAACCGACATCATGATCAATGGCGCGTTCTAACATAAATTTAGCTCCTCTGACGGCGGATTCGCTGATACGAAATTTgagttcatttttattgaaaagtGGCGAGTTATCATTGACGTCGGTGATCTCGATTGTTACGTCGTAAAACTCCATCGGGTTCTCTAGAATGATCTGAAAATGTATCGCGCACGGCGTCGTCTCTCCACAAAGCGCCTCTCTGTCTATTCTCTCCCTGATGAGGAGGACGCCCCTCTCCCGGTTCAGCTCGATGTATTCGTGACTGTCGGTGGTAAATATACGCGCCTTACCGGACTTCAGTCTCTTAATATCCAAGCCAAAGTCCTTCACAATATTGCCAACAAGCGAACCCTTAGTCATTTCCTCGGGAATGGAGTAGCTGACCTGAGCGAACACGACGCTGAGAGAAAGCATCGAGTAAATCAGCAGAGCCTCTCCTCTCATTGTTCTGTCCGCCATCATCACGGAATCAAACAAACGCCGTTTAAGGTGAAGAATTCCCACAAATTAGTCCAAAATCCAAGTGAAAGTGAATCCCAGAATTCAGAGCCAAACAACAACGGTCCTTCAAGGGCGAGTAATCCAGACTGAACCGTCGCTCGGTGTCTTTCTCTCTGAACACGAACGGATCGAGAGGGGAACAACGAGTCTGCGGTAAATTGTCACACAACCATGAGCCAACAGCGTCACTAAGAGTCCAAACCTCAATATTACAAGCTCCGTGAAAAGTAATCATTGCTGAGCAGTGACACAGCATTAAGTggaagaaatgaaataaataccaAAATTAATAAAAACCCCTGACGTATCGAAACTACTAATACTATCTAAAATATCCTAGCaagattaaaaatgtgattattatttAGATCAACGTACAAGGTGAGAAAAAATAGTCATACAAAATAAAGTCCTGCGTAActctccatggtgctgaaatgaTTAGTTCTGATATTCCCCAACACGAGGCCAGGTTGTTGCATGAGGAACTTCCTTGGAACACTTAAGCATTATAGGAAGACTACGACTGATAACAGATACTGTAAACACTTTAAAAGATGTTATGATCAATTGTCAAAAACAAGTCTAACCTCCAGAGGAGAGTCTGGTTCATCCAGGATGCTCTTGTCACTCTGCATGCGCTGCATCGTCCCTGTAGAACTGGGGTCCATGATCAGGACGTTCTGACTACCGGCTCTGCCGAACTTACAGTCACTCTTTCTGGAGTCAGTGGTCCTGCACAcctcgtagttgtacacatgCTGGAGAGTCCCTGTCCCCAGAGTGTCTGAGTAACGTGGTGGATAATATGGAATCACAGGGAGATTGGAGTGATACAGGACGCGAGACTGTCTCCATCTGTAGATCTTGACTGAGATAATCACCACTAGacacgtgatgaagaggaaggaaactacAGCCAAAGCCAACACTAAGTAAAAAGTCAGGTTGTCGTTGTACTCCTTGTCCTGTGTAAAGTCGGTGAACTCTGACATGACTTCTGGGAAGCTGTCGGCCACCGCCACGTTCACAATGACTGTAGCTGAACGAGAGGGCTGTCCGTTGTCCTCCACTGTAACgctcagtctttgtttcacagcatCTTTATCGGTGACTTGTCGGATGGTTCTGATCTCTCCATTCTGTAAGCCCACTTCAAACAGCGGCCTGTCTGTGGCTCTCTGCAGTTTATAGGAGAGCCaggcgttctgtccagagtcCACATCAACAGCCACCACTTTAGTGACCAGATAGCCCACGTCTGCTGAGCGAGGCACCATCTCAGCCACCAGAGAGCCACCAGTCTGGACCGGATACAGAACCTGaggagggttgtcgttctggtcctggatcaggattttcacagtcacgttgctgctgagaggaggggaGCCTCCATCCTGAGCTTTGACCCGGAACTCAAAGTCCTTGATCTGCTCGTAGTCAAAAGAGCGCACTGCATGGACGACTCCACTATCAGCACTGACGGACACATATGAGGAGACGGACACTCCGTTCACAGAGGAGTCCTCCAGTATGTAAGAGACCCGAGCGTTCTGGTTCCAGTCAGCGTCTGTGGCTCTGACTGTGAATATAGAGAGACCTGGTGTGTTGTTCTCTACAATGTAGGCCTCATATGAGCTCCTCTCAAAGACAGGAGGGTTGTCATTGACGTCAGAGATCTGTAAGGTGAgagtgacgctgctggagaggGAGGGCACTCCTTCATCAGAGCAGCTCACACTGATGTTGTACTCTGACGCACTCTCTCTGTCCAGTTGTTGATCAGTAACTATACTATAAAAATTAGTGGACGTTGATATCACATTAAATGGTATATTCCGGTCAATTGTACAgtgtatttttccattttctgcaGAATCTGGATCAGTGACGCTCATTACAGCCACCACTGTGTTCGAGAGCAAATCCTCTCCCACTGAATTTGAAGTggaaatcattttaatgaccGGTGTGTTGTCGTTAATGTCGCCAAC includes these proteins:
- the LOC128766858 gene encoding protocadherin beta-16-like isoform X25 — translated: MMADRTMRGEALLIYSMLSLSVVFAQVSYSIPEEMTKGSLVGNIVKDFGLDIKRLKTGKARIFTTDSHEYIELNRERGVLLIRERIDREALCGETTPCAIHFQIILENPMEFYSVTVEITDVNDNAPVFEKSSVTFKISESAVKGAKFSLDRAVDHDVGSNGLQTYKLEPTNNFVLKLRDQADGKKSVEMILEKPLDRETKEHVKLILTAVDGGEPQMTGTMTILITVLDVNDNAPVFSKAVYKALLNENSPEGTVVERVSASDADQGSNGEISYSISSIADNARGLFEVNSETGEISLKGKVDYEKTRTFQIDIRASDDGGLVDSCKVIIEIIDVNDNKPNIHIMSQSTVISEDAKPGTVVTMIKIQDADSGDNGKVQCSIDANIPFAMKSTNNDFYTLVTDSELDRESASEYNISVSCSDEGVPSLSSSVTLTLQISDVNDNPPVFERSSYEAYIVENNTPGLSIFTVRATDADWNQNARVSYILEDSSVNGVSVSSYVSVSADSGVVHAVRSFDYEQIKDFEFRVKAQDGGSPPLSSNVTVKILIQDQNDNPPQVLYPVQTGGSLVAEMVPRSADVGYLVTKVVAVDVDSGQNAWLSYKLQRATDRPLFEVGLQNGEIRTIRQVTDKDAVKQRLSVTVEDNGQPSRSATVIVNVAVADSFPEVMSEFTDFTQDKEYNDNLTFYLVLALAVVSFLFITCLVVIISVKIYRWRQSRVLYHSNLPVIPYYPPRYSDTLGTGTLQHVYNYEVCRTTDSRKSDCKFGRAGSQNVLIMDPSSTGTMQRMQSDKSILDEPDSPLEQKPPNNDWRFNQGQRPGPSGPHMPYGTHIRWTPKSGTRAAGGPEVAMGTGPWPQPPTEAEQLQALMAAANEVSEATGTLGPGTMGLSTRYSPQFTLQHVPDYRQNVYIPGSTATLTSNPQQQQATAQQATQQALPPPQTPGQPEAPKAAQTPASKKKSTKKEKK
- the LOC128766858 gene encoding protocadherin gamma-A11-like isoform X38 — encoded protein: MMADRTMRGEALLIYSMLSLSVVFAQVSYSIPEEMTKGSLVGNIVKDFGLDIKRLKTGKARIFTTDSHEYIELNRERGVLLIRERIDREALCGETTPCAIHFQIILENPMEFYSVTVEITDVNDNAPVFEKSSVTFKISESAVKGAKFSLDRAVDHDVGSNGLQTYKLEPTNNFVLKLRDQADGKKSVEMILEKPLDRETKEHVKLILTAVDGGEPQMTGTMTILITVLDVNDNAPVFSKAVYKALLNENSPEGTVVERVSASDADQGSNGEISYSISSIADNARGLFEVNSETGEISLKGKVDYEKTRTFQIDIRASDDGGLVDSCKVIIEIIDVNDNKPNIHIMSQSTVISEDAKPGTVVTMIKIQDADSGDNGKVQCSIDANIPFAMKSTNNDFYTLVTDSELDRESASEYNISVSCSDEGVPSLSSSVTLTLQISDVNDNPPVFERSSYEAYIVENNTPGLSIFTVRATDADWNQNARVSYILEDSSVNGVSVSSYVSVSADSGVVHAVRSFDYEQIKDFEFRVKAQDGGSPPLSSNVTVKILIQDQNDNPPQVLYPVQTGGSLVAEMVPRSADVGYLVTKVVAVDVDSGQNAWLSYKLQRATDRPLFEVGLQNGEIRTIRQVTDKDAVKQRLSVTVEDNGQPSRSATVIVNVAVADSFPEVMSEFTDFTQDKEYNDNLTFYLVLALAVVSFLFITCLVVIISVKIYRWRQSRVLYHSNLPVIPYYPPRYSDTLGTGTLQHVYNYEVCRTTDSRKSDCKFGRAGSQNVLIMDPSSTGTMQRMQSDKSILDEPDSPLEQKPPNNDWRFNQGQRPGPSGAAGGPEVAMGTGPWPQPPTEAEQLQALMAAANEVSEATGTLGPGTMGLSTRYSPQFTLQHVPDYRQNVYIPGSTATLTSNPQQQQATAQQATQQALPPPQTPGQPEAPKAAQTPASKKKSTKKEKK
- the LOC128766878 gene encoding protocadherin beta-16-like, yielding MMADRTMRGEALLIYSMLSLSVVFAQVSYSIPEEMTKGSLVGNIVKDFGLDIKRLKSGKARIFTTDSHEYIELNRERGVLLIRERIDREALCGETTPCAIHFQIILENPMEFYDVTIEITDVNDNSPLFNKNELKFRISESAVRGAKFMLERAIDHDVGSNGLQTYRLEPTDNFAVKMQDQADGTKAVEMILDKALDREHIEQMSLVLTALDGGEPQMSGTMQILITVLDVNDNTPVFTEALYKASLNEDAPVGTVVVTVTATDADQGSNGKITYSLSSLSEHARGIFEVNEETGEISLKGKVDYEKTRTFKFDVGASDDGGLVGSCKVIIEVNDVNDNKPNIHIMSKSTVISEDAKPGTVVTMIKIQDADSSDNGKVQCSIDANIPFEMKSTNNDFYSLVTEGELDRESASEYNISVSCSDEGVPSLSSSVTVTLQISDVNDNPPVFERSSYEAYIVENNTPGLSIFTVRATDADWNQNARVSYILEDSSVNGVSVSSYVSVSADSGVVHALRSFDYEQIKDFEFRVKAQDGGSPPLSSNVTVKILIQDQNDNPPQVLYPVQTGGSLVAEMVPRSADVGYLVTKVVAVDVDSGQNAWLSYKLQRATDRPLFEVGLQNGEIRTIRQVTDKDAVKQRLSVTVEDNGQPSRSATVIVNVAVADSFPEVMSEFTDFTQDKEYNDNLTFYLVLALAVVSFLFITCLVVIISVKIYRWRQSRVLYHSNLPVIPYYPPRYSDTLGTGTLQHVYNYEVCRTTDSRKSDCKFGRAGSQNVLIMDPSSTGTMQRMQSDKSILDEPDSPLEVRLVSDN